In one window of Protaetiibacter larvae DNA:
- a CDS encoding HAD family hydrolase — protein sequence MGTASRIELVVLDLAGTTVVDDGLVEEAFVRAWDRVRATEEGKDAAIDWVRQTMGQSKIEVFRHLVDEETAQALRAAFEEALDELVAEGRVTAIPGAEETVRRLRAAGRSVVFTTGFSRATADAVLASLGWQELAELSLTPADAGRGRPAPDLNLTALLRAGASSVSAIAVVGDTESDAESGVRAGAGYVAGVLTGGREAERLLAAGAHEVLADVTALPAALERHER from the coding sequence ATGGGCACCGCATCTCGCATCGAACTCGTCGTCCTCGACCTGGCCGGCACGACCGTCGTCGATGACGGTCTCGTGGAGGAGGCTTTCGTGCGCGCCTGGGACCGCGTGCGCGCCACCGAGGAGGGCAAGGACGCCGCGATCGACTGGGTGCGGCAGACGATGGGCCAGTCGAAGATCGAGGTGTTCCGGCACCTCGTCGACGAGGAGACCGCGCAGGCATTGCGCGCCGCCTTCGAGGAGGCACTCGACGAACTCGTCGCCGAGGGGCGGGTGACCGCCATCCCCGGGGCGGAGGAGACCGTGCGCCGGCTGCGCGCGGCGGGCCGCTCCGTGGTGTTCACGACCGGCTTCTCGCGGGCGACCGCGGACGCCGTGCTCGCGTCCCTCGGCTGGCAGGAGCTCGCCGAGCTGTCGCTCACGCCCGCCGACGCGGGCCGTGGTCGCCCCGCACCGGACCTCAACCTGACCGCGCTCCTGCGCGCGGGGGCGTCCTCGGTGTCGGCGATCGCCGTCGTGGGCGACACCGAGTCGGATGCCGAGAGCGGCGTGCGCGCCGGTGCGGGCTATGTCGCGGGCGTGCTCACCGGCGGGCGGGAGGCCGAACGGCTGCTCGCCGCCGGAGCCCACGAGGTGCTCGCCGACGTCACCGCGCTCCCTGCGGCCCTGGAACGGCACGAGCGATGA
- the gap gene encoding type I glyceraldehyde-3-phosphate dehydrogenase, translating to MTTRVAINGFGRIGRNVLRALLERDTDLEVVAINDLTSPAALAQLLRYDSTLGRLGRPVAAAVDHLVVDGRRIAVLAEREPAQLPWAELGVDLVLESTGRFTAATAAAAHLEAGAGRVLVSAPSDGADVTIAYGVNHDVYDPAAHRIVSNASCTTNALAPLAAVLDDTAGIEGGFMTTVHAYTQEQNLQDGPHRDPRRARAAALNIAPTTTGAAKAIGLVLPRLDGRLSGYSVRVPVPVGSLVELNVTVERDTSVDELRSAYREASEGRLAGVLAYSEDPLVSTDIVGDPASSIFDAELTRVHGRHVKVVAWYDNEWGFSNRVVDTLSLLAGS from the coding sequence ATGACCACCCGCGTCGCGATCAACGGCTTCGGACGGATCGGCCGCAACGTGCTCCGCGCGCTCCTCGAGCGCGACACCGACCTCGAGGTCGTCGCGATCAACGACCTCACCTCGCCCGCCGCGCTCGCACAGCTGTTGCGCTACGACTCGACGCTCGGTCGTCTGGGCCGGCCGGTCGCCGCAGCCGTCGATCACCTCGTCGTCGACGGACGGCGGATCGCGGTGCTCGCCGAGCGCGAGCCCGCGCAGCTGCCCTGGGCCGAGCTCGGGGTCGACCTGGTCCTCGAGTCGACCGGCCGTTTCACGGCCGCGACCGCGGCGGCCGCCCACCTCGAGGCGGGCGCCGGGCGCGTGCTCGTGAGCGCCCCCTCCGACGGCGCCGACGTGACGATCGCCTACGGCGTCAATCACGACGTCTACGATCCGGCTGCCCACCGGATCGTGTCGAACGCGTCCTGCACGACGAACGCGCTCGCCCCCTTGGCCGCCGTCCTGGATGACACGGCCGGGATCGAGGGCGGTTTCATGACCACGGTGCACGCGTACACGCAGGAGCAGAACCTGCAGGACGGCCCGCACCGCGATCCGCGCCGCGCTCGTGCGGCCGCCCTCAACATCGCCCCGACCACGACGGGCGCCGCGAAGGCGATCGGTCTCGTGCTGCCGCGCCTGGATGGGCGGCTCTCGGGGTACTCGGTGCGGGTGCCGGTGCCGGTCGGCTCGCTCGTCGAGCTCAACGTCACGGTCGAGCGCGACACGAGCGTCGACGAACTGCGCAGCGCCTACCGGGAGGCGTCCGAGGGGCGCCTCGCCGGCGTGCTCGCCTACTCGGAGGATCCGCTCGTCTCGACCGACATCGTGGGCGACCCGGCGTCCTCGATCTTCGATGCCGAGCTCACCCGCGTGCACGGCCGCCACGTGAAGGTGGTCGCCTGGTACGACAACGAGTGGGGCTTCTCGAACCGCGTCGTCGACACTCTCTCGCTGCTCGCGGGCTCCTGA
- a CDS encoding nucleoside/nucleotide kinase family protein — MNALPTPGDVSTNNGISPLVQYVTSHAAADAGRRLLVGIAGAPGSGKSTAAAQLVAALGPSASVLPMDGFHLPQARLVALGRRERMGAPDTFDVDGFIATLGALRDSAGTVEAPGFDRGVEEPIPGAIRIGPEIRIVVVEGNYLLHDAGGWERVRPLLELTVLLEIDDALRRRRLVERHLAFGKDPAAAAAWVRSVDEPNALLVARGRGRADRVLRVD, encoded by the coding sequence GTGAACGCCCTGCCAACGCCCGGCGACGTGTCGACCAACAACGGCATCTCCCCACTTGTCCAGTACGTGACCTCGCACGCGGCAGCGGACGCCGGTCGACGGCTGCTCGTGGGGATCGCGGGGGCGCCCGGCTCGGGCAAGTCGACCGCCGCGGCGCAGCTCGTCGCCGCGCTCGGTCCCTCGGCATCCGTGCTCCCCATGGACGGCTTCCATCTGCCGCAGGCGCGCCTCGTGGCGCTGGGGCGTCGCGAGCGGATGGGGGCGCCGGACACCTTCGACGTCGACGGCTTCATCGCGACGCTCGGCGCGCTGCGGGACTCCGCGGGGACGGTCGAGGCGCCCGGATTCGACCGCGGGGTCGAGGAGCCGATCCCCGGCGCCATCCGCATCGGCCCCGAGATCCGGATCGTGGTGGTCGAGGGCAACTACCTGCTGCACGACGCGGGCGGCTGGGAGCGCGTCCGCCCGCTGCTCGAGCTCACCGTGCTGCTCGAGATCGACGACGCGCTCCGGCGACGCCGACTCGTCGAACGGCACCTGGCGTTCGGCAAGGATCCGGCGGCCGCCGCCGCCTGGGTGCGCTCCGTCGACGAGCCGAACGCCCTGCTCGTCGCCCGCGGGCGCGGGCGTGCCGATCGGGTGCTCCGCGTAGACTGA
- the phnC gene encoding phosphonate ABC transporter ATP-binding protein, translated as MTNSGTSAVQITDLGKTYPGATDPALTGVSLSVARGEIVVLLGLSGSGKSTLLRHINGLEHPSTGSVVSLGEDVPTLTGRALRELRGRIGFIFQQFEIVGPLTVLENVLTGSLATLRGPRVGIWSYPKQLRLKALGHLDRVGLLERAYQRADTLSGGQQQRVAIARALMQDPEILLADEPVASLDPESSGQVMGLIREIAAERGLTVVCSLHQVELALGWGDRIVGLRAGQVVLDTTTDGLSKDQVMEIYGRVATTTGEIAALEQELADVREQLLTEELGRAAKDPDVVDGDLT; from the coding sequence ATGACGAACAGCGGCACCTCAGCGGTCCAGATCACGGACCTCGGAAAAACCTATCCGGGGGCCACGGATCCGGCACTCACTGGGGTGTCGCTGTCCGTCGCCCGCGGCGAGATCGTCGTCCTGCTCGGGCTCTCCGGCTCGGGCAAGTCGACCCTCCTGCGGCACATCAACGGGCTCGAGCACCCCAGCACGGGGAGCGTCGTCTCCCTCGGCGAGGACGTGCCGACCCTCACCGGCCGAGCCCTGCGCGAACTGCGCGGGCGCATCGGCTTCATCTTCCAGCAGTTCGAGATCGTCGGCCCGCTGACCGTGCTCGAGAACGTGCTGACCGGCTCGCTCGCGACCCTCCGGGGTCCGCGGGTGGGCATCTGGAGCTACCCGAAGCAGCTGCGGCTCAAGGCCCTCGGCCACCTCGACCGGGTGGGCCTCCTCGAGCGGGCCTATCAGCGCGCCGACACCCTCTCGGGCGGTCAGCAGCAGCGCGTCGCGATCGCGCGCGCGCTCATGCAGGATCCCGAGATCCTGCTCGCCGACGAGCCGGTCGCCTCGCTCGACCCGGAGTCGAGCGGGCAGGTGATGGGCCTCATCCGGGAGATCGCCGCCGAGCGCGGCCTCACGGTCGTGTGCTCGCTGCACCAGGTGGAGCTCGCGCTCGGCTGGGGCGATCGGATCGTGGGCCTGCGCGCGGGCCAGGTGGTGCTCGACACGACCACCGACGGCCTCTCGAAGGACCAGGTCATGGAGATCTACGGCCGCGTCGCGACGACCACGGGCGAGATCGCGGCCCTCGAGCAGGAGCTCGCGGATGTGCGCGAGCAGCTGCTCACCGAGGAGCTCGGCCGGGCGGCGAAGGACCCCGACGTCGTCGACGGGGACCTCACGTGA
- a CDS encoding GlxA family transcriptional regulator yields MRRHRVVVLVLDGAQPLDVGIPAQTFQSRDELPYDVLMCGVEPGIVRSGEGLSYAVEHGVEALATADTVIVPGYRDPVRPVDPRALEALRAAAARGARIAAICTGVFAVAAAGLLDGRRATTHWRHAPDLARLHPEVEVDGSVLFIDEGQLLTSAGVASGIDLCLHLIRRDHGVRMSNVAARRLVAAPYRSGGQSQYVPRSVPQELGDRFAATRAWAIEHLAEPLTVSELARHANVSARTFSRRFVEDTGYTPLQWMLRARVDLARELLERTELGVEQIAAEVGLGTGANLRLHFHRILGTSPSEYRHIFARVPA; encoded by the coding sequence ATGCGGCGGCATCGGGTCGTCGTGCTCGTGCTCGACGGGGCGCAACCGCTCGACGTCGGGATCCCCGCGCAGACCTTCCAGTCGCGAGACGAGCTGCCCTACGACGTGCTCATGTGCGGCGTCGAGCCCGGCATCGTGCGCTCCGGCGAGGGCCTCTCCTACGCCGTCGAGCACGGGGTGGAGGCGCTCGCGACCGCCGACACCGTGATCGTGCCCGGCTACCGCGACCCGGTGCGCCCCGTCGACCCGCGAGCACTCGAGGCCCTGCGCGCCGCCGCGGCCCGCGGTGCCCGCATCGCCGCCATCTGCACGGGCGTGTTCGCGGTCGCCGCCGCGGGACTCCTCGACGGACGCCGCGCGACCACCCACTGGCGCCACGCACCCGACCTCGCGCGACTGCATCCCGAGGTCGAGGTGGACGGCAGCGTGCTCTTCATCGACGAGGGTCAGCTGCTCACCTCGGCAGGGGTCGCCTCCGGCATCGACCTCTGCCTGCATCTCATCCGCCGCGACCACGGCGTGCGGATGTCGAATGTCGCCGCGCGTCGGCTCGTCGCCGCGCCCTACCGCAGCGGCGGCCAATCGCAGTACGTGCCGCGCTCGGTGCCGCAGGAGCTCGGCGACCGTTTCGCCGCGACGCGGGCCTGGGCGATCGAGCACCTCGCCGAGCCGCTCACGGTCAGCGAGCTGGCTCGCCACGCGAACGTCTCCGCCCGCACCTTCTCGCGCCGTTTCGTCGAGGACACCGGATACACGCCGCTGCAGTGGATGCTGCGCGCCCGGGTGGATCTGGCGCGGGAGCTGCTGGAGCGCACCGAGCTCGGCGTGGAGCAGATCGCCGCCGAGGTGGGGCTCGGCACGGGGGCCAATCTGCGACTGCACTTCCACCGCATCCTCGGCACGAGCCCGAGCGAGTACCGGCACATCTTCGCCCGCGTCCCCGCGTAG
- a CDS encoding phosphoribosylformylglycinamidine synthase subunit PurS, whose amino-acid sequence MPTIVVEVMPKPELLDPAGKATAGALTKQGSTAFSAVRIGKRFELTVDGEVTDAVLAEAQRLAEEFLSNQVIEDVVAVKVA is encoded by the coding sequence GTGCCCACGATCGTCGTCGAAGTCATGCCCAAGCCCGAACTGCTGGACCCCGCGGGCAAGGCGACCGCGGGCGCCCTGACCAAGCAGGGGTCCACCGCGTTCAGCGCCGTCCGCATCGGCAAGCGCTTCGAGCTCACGGTCGACGGCGAGGTCACGGATGCCGTGCTCGCCGAGGCTCAGCGGCTCGCCGAGGAGTTCCTCTCCAACCAGGTCATCGAAGACGTCGTGGCCGTGAAGGTCGCCTGA
- the phnD gene encoding phosphate/phosphite/phosphonate ABC transporter substrate-binding protein, which yields MRIRSRLLGVGAGVALAALALTGCSTDPAPADGGKAAPAADEGTFAKDADTLVFVVLPDHEGSDQDAEPIADYIAEITGKKVEFFEATDYTAAIQALASGQADIGQISAFTYYQSKNAGADISPIGAQITKEGAEPGYYSVAIKNPASSASSLADFADQPVCFVNPESTSGFLIPNSQLLKAGVTVPEDKQVFGEKHPATAALVAEGAQCQVGFAQDIDADPLIASGQLEEVDRYLVPAAPIVLQNALPQDVKDALFAGLQGSTQKSLTDKGIELNDFLLNGWFGFGAVDDAYYDTITAVCEQLPDVEACKA from the coding sequence ATGCGCATCCGTTCCCGCTTGCTGGGTGTCGGCGCGGGCGTCGCCCTCGCCGCCCTCGCCCTCACCGGCTGTTCCACCGACCCCGCGCCCGCCGATGGCGGCAAGGCGGCCCCCGCGGCCGACGAGGGCACCTTCGCCAAGGACGCCGACACCCTGGTGTTCGTGGTCCTCCCCGACCACGAGGGCTCCGACCAGGACGCCGAGCCGATCGCCGACTACATCGCCGAGATCACCGGCAAGAAGGTCGAGTTCTTCGAGGCCACCGACTACACCGCCGCCATCCAGGCGCTCGCCTCGGGTCAGGCCGACATCGGCCAGATCTCGGCCTTCACCTACTACCAGTCGAAGAACGCCGGCGCGGACATCTCGCCGATCGGTGCGCAGATCACCAAGGAGGGCGCCGAGCCCGGCTACTACTCGGTGGCCATCAAGAACCCGGCCTCCTCGGCCTCCTCGCTCGCGGACTTCGCCGACCAGCCGGTCTGCTTCGTGAACCCGGAGTCCACCTCGGGCTTCCTGATCCCGAACAGCCAGCTCCTCAAGGCCGGCGTGACGGTCCCCGAGGACAAGCAGGTCTTCGGTGAGAAGCACCCGGCCACCGCGGCGCTCGTCGCCGAGGGCGCCCAGTGCCAGGTGGGCTTCGCCCAGGACATCGACGCCGACCCGCTCATCGCGTCCGGCCAGCTCGAGGAGGTCGACCGCTACCTGGTTCCGGCCGCCCCGATCGTGCTGCAGAACGCGCTCCCGCAGGACGTCAAGGACGCGCTCTTCGCCGGCCTCCAGGGTTCGACCCAGAAGTCGCTGACCGACAAGGGCATCGAGCTGAACGACTTCCTGCTCAACGGCTGGTTCGGCTTCGGCGCGGTGGATGACGCGTACTACGACACCATCACCGCGGTGTGCGAGCAGCTGCCCGACGTCGAGGCCTGCAAGGCCTAA
- a CDS encoding TIGR03364 family FAD-dependent oxidoreductase yields MDRFDLAVVGAGIVGLGHAAAAVERGLSVVVVDRATAITGSTVRNFGHIGTGVQAGRALEYAERAREVWLRLAERAGFWVREAGTLVVARHEDELALLEESGIGELLTASQVAERAPVVGALGGMLRPRDLQVDPREAGPAIARHLAERGVEFRWRTTAFGAETGVLHTSRGDIRAEAIVVAVNVDVDQLYPEIAEEHAVVRCGLDMLLTDGVGLGLPLLTGSSLLRYSAFAGTPSAAAVRARFAAEEPELLERDVNQMYTERPDGTLVVGDTHYRGTAVPPFQDERAFALLERLGAEIFGRELRVRERWQGVYASAPEDFLRVAPADGVRVVAVTTGIGMTTGLGLGDSVITELWGAS; encoded by the coding sequence ATGGATCGCTTCGACCTCGCCGTCGTCGGTGCGGGCATCGTGGGGCTGGGGCACGCGGCGGCCGCGGTCGAGCGCGGGCTGAGCGTCGTGGTGGTCGATCGGGCGACCGCGATCACGGGCTCGACGGTGCGCAACTTCGGGCACATCGGCACCGGGGTGCAGGCGGGTCGCGCGCTCGAGTACGCGGAGCGCGCCCGCGAGGTGTGGCTGCGGCTCGCGGAGCGCGCCGGGTTCTGGGTGCGCGAGGCGGGCACCCTGGTGGTGGCTCGGCACGAGGACGAGCTCGCGCTGCTGGAGGAGTCCGGGATCGGCGAACTGCTGACCGCGTCCCAGGTCGCCGAGCGGGCGCCCGTGGTCGGGGCGCTCGGCGGGATGCTGCGTCCACGCGACCTGCAGGTCGACCCGCGCGAGGCCGGCCCGGCGATCGCCCGCCACCTCGCCGAACGGGGCGTCGAGTTCCGCTGGCGCACGACCGCGTTCGGCGCCGAGACGGGGGTGCTGCACACGAGCCGGGGCGACATCCGGGCCGAGGCGATCGTGGTGGCCGTCAACGTCGACGTGGATCAGCTCTACCCCGAGATCGCCGAGGAGCACGCCGTCGTCCGCTGCGGGCTCGACATGCTGCTCACGGACGGCGTGGGGCTCGGTCTGCCGCTGCTGACGGGTTCATCGCTGCTGCGCTATTCGGCGTTCGCCGGCACGCCGAGCGCCGCCGCCGTGCGCGCCCGCTTCGCCGCCGAGGAGCCGGAACTGCTCGAGCGCGACGTCAACCAGATGTACACCGAGCGACCCGACGGCACGCTCGTGGTGGGCGACACCCACTACCGCGGCACCGCGGTGCCGCCGTTCCAGGATGAGCGCGCCTTCGCGCTCCTGGAACGTCTCGGCGCCGAGATCTTCGGCCGCGAGCTCCGCGTGCGGGAGCGTTGGCAGGGCGTCTACGCCTCGGCGCCCGAGGACTTCCTCCGCGTCGCCCCGGCCGATGGCGTGCGTGTCGTCGCCGTCACCACCGGCATCGGCATGACGACCGGGCTCGGGCTCGGCGACTCCGTGATCACCGAACTCTGGGGAGCATCCTGA
- a CDS encoding DUF1801 domain-containing protein, protein MATIKTRPTDADVTAFLDAVPNARRRAEGHAIRALMERVTGAPAVMWGPSMVGFGSTPYTNTLGTNDWPVVAFSPRRDALTLYGVHDGYGPPEPLFDALGPHSLSRGCLYITRLDAVDPAVLEQLVRQAWERGS, encoded by the coding sequence ATGGCGACGATCAAGACGCGGCCGACGGATGCGGACGTCACCGCGTTCCTCGACGCGGTGCCGAACGCGCGGCGTCGGGCGGAGGGGCACGCGATCCGGGCGCTCATGGAGCGCGTGACGGGTGCACCCGCGGTGATGTGGGGTCCCTCGATGGTCGGGTTCGGCTCGACCCCGTACACGAACACGCTCGGCACGAACGACTGGCCGGTCGTCGCCTTCTCGCCCCGGCGCGACGCCCTCACCCTCTACGGGGTGCACGACGGCTACGGGCCGCCCGAACCGCTGTTCGACGCCCTCGGACCGCACTCCCTCAGCAGGGGATGCCTCTACATCACGCGACTCGACGCGGTCGACCCGGCCGTGCTCGAGCAGCTCGTGCGGCAGGCCTGGGAGCGCGGAAGCTAG
- a CDS encoding alcohol dehydrogenase catalytic domain-containing protein — protein MRSRTATPHHAPPPGTILQRIEPPAEALVFRGLSHPFERIAVPELVLHPGEALVQVELATVCGSDLHTVSGARSAPAPLVLGHEQVGRIVALGPGRAARTIDGERLAVGDRVVWGVAVDCGACRMCRRGMPHKCESLQKYGHQRMRRGWELNGGIATHVHLIARTPVMRVPETLPAEVLAPASCATATVMAALAAAEEQRPLAGELAVVSGCGMLGLTAVAAASEAGATVVAIDPDPQRRALAQEFGAAVVAEPGVGALRAALLAASRRGRSRGEASAPGFGVAWELSGANRAIETLFDCADIGASIVLVGSVFPAPPVSFSAEGVVRRLLTVRGVHNYRPEHLERAVRFLERVDASAFAALVGQVVPLDRAEEALSAPAAVGTRIGVRP, from the coding sequence ATGAGGTCCCGCACGGCGACGCCGCATCACGCCCCGCCGCCGGGCACCATCCTGCAGCGGATCGAACCGCCCGCCGAGGCGCTCGTGTTCCGCGGACTCAGCCATCCCTTCGAGCGCATCGCGGTCCCCGAGCTCGTGCTGCATCCCGGCGAGGCCCTCGTGCAGGTCGAGCTCGCGACGGTCTGCGGTTCCGACCTGCACACGGTCTCCGGCGCGCGCAGCGCCCCGGCGCCTCTCGTGCTCGGGCACGAGCAGGTGGGGCGCATCGTCGCCCTCGGGCCGGGCCGCGCCGCGCGCACGATCGACGGCGAGCGGCTCGCCGTCGGCGATCGCGTCGTCTGGGGCGTCGCGGTCGACTGCGGCGCGTGCCGGATGTGCCGCCGCGGCATGCCCCACAAGTGCGAGTCGCTGCAGAAGTACGGGCACCAGCGGATGCGCCGCGGCTGGGAGCTGAACGGCGGCATCGCCACTCATGTGCACCTCATCGCCCGCACCCCCGTCATGCGCGTCCCCGAGACGCTGCCCGCCGAGGTGCTCGCGCCCGCATCCTGTGCGACGGCGACCGTGATGGCGGCGCTCGCAGCGGCCGAGGAGCAGCGTCCGCTCGCCGGGGAGCTCGCGGTGGTGTCGGGGTGCGGGATGCTGGGGCTGACCGCCGTCGCCGCGGCCTCCGAGGCGGGCGCGACCGTCGTGGCGATCGATCCCGACCCGCAACGGCGTGCGCTGGCGCAGGAGTTCGGGGCGGCCGTCGTGGCCGAACCCGGGGTGGGGGCCTTGCGGGCGGCGCTCCTGGCGGCGAGCCGCCGCGGCCGCAGCCGCGGGGAGGCGTCGGCGCCCGGCTTCGGGGTGGCGTGGGAGCTCTCGGGCGCGAACCGGGCGATCGAGACGCTCTTCGACTGCGCCGACATCGGGGCGAGCATCGTGCTGGTCGGCAGCGTCTTCCCCGCCCCGCCCGTGTCGTTCTCGGCGGAGGGGGTGGTGCGCCGGCTGCTGACCGTGCGCGGGGTGCACAACTACCGTCCCGAGCATCTCGAACGCGCGGTGCGGTTCCTGGAGCGGGTCGACGCGTCCGCATTCGCGGCGCTCGTCGGCCAGGTCGTGCCGCTGGATCGGGCCGAGGAGGCGCTCTCCGCGCCGGCCGCCGTCGGCACGCGCATCGGCGTGCGCCCCTAG
- a CDS encoding PhnE/PtxC family ABC transporter permease codes for MTSLAERVAAVPRPRPRSSTITAYAVVIGIGVLGVWSLVALDYNLQNWDRTVANLQRFISSATPLVWPGFTSEKLADGTVEITFEGWGEVGVFVSHVFITLAITIAATALAALLSIPVAYGAARNTSPHPTVMAFCRGIGVVARAIPDVALISFLAYLWFGAGTLVAIIAVALHSVGMISKMMADAIEQTDAGPRTAITSVGATKAQQFWTGIVPQALPAWIAVALHRADINLRASVILGVVGVVGLGYDLWQALHTAAGMRRSIPLVIVIVALCILFEIISSSLRARLLGVRPTGKGIGDTVVRNVAKASDRVAAALVRSDAATERNARIEAALHRPWTRERRQTSFWIWLAAAIVVGSFVFAAMDDRSEWAKIFVWRWDLVHNPDLNISVWPPNFGSRDWGDVLGAVLVTIQVAFAATLLSAIVSAVVGPLSARNVAPNGFVRNFFRVFALILRAIPDLVIAIIFIIATGLGPQAGTLALAFGGIGLLAKLIGDSMEEVPNGPEKAIQTVGGTRPQVFFSSTVALSVPALVSHLLYMLEQNIRSATLLGIVGGGGIGFLLINQIDARHFDQVMAFLLVIIALVVVVEGVSILLRHALR; via the coding sequence GTGACCTCCCTCGCGGAGCGCGTCGCCGCGGTGCCGCGGCCGCGGCCGCGCAGCTCCACGATCACCGCCTACGCGGTCGTGATCGGCATCGGCGTGCTCGGCGTCTGGTCGCTCGTCGCCCTCGACTACAACCTGCAGAACTGGGATCGCACCGTCGCCAACCTGCAGCGCTTCATCAGCTCCGCGACGCCGCTCGTGTGGCCCGGCTTCACCTCCGAGAAGCTCGCCGACGGCACCGTCGAGATCACCTTCGAGGGCTGGGGCGAGGTGGGCGTGTTCGTCAGCCACGTCTTCATCACGCTCGCCATCACGATCGCCGCGACGGCGCTCGCGGCCCTGCTGTCGATCCCGGTCGCCTACGGTGCGGCGCGCAACACCTCGCCGCATCCGACCGTCATGGCGTTCTGCCGCGGCATCGGCGTGGTCGCCCGCGCGATCCCGGATGTCGCCCTGATCAGCTTCCTCGCCTACCTCTGGTTCGGGGCGGGCACGCTCGTCGCGATCATCGCCGTCGCCCTGCACTCGGTCGGCATGATCTCGAAGATGATGGCCGACGCGATCGAGCAGACGGATGCCGGACCGCGCACCGCGATCACCTCGGTGGGGGCCACCAAGGCCCAGCAGTTCTGGACCGGCATCGTGCCGCAGGCGCTCCCCGCCTGGATCGCCGTCGCGCTGCACCGGGCCGACATCAACCTGCGGGCGAGCGTCATCCTCGGTGTCGTGGGCGTCGTCGGCCTCGGCTACGACCTCTGGCAGGCGCTGCACACGGCGGCCGGGATGCGTCGCTCGATCCCGCTCGTCATCGTGATCGTGGCGCTCTGCATCCTGTTCGAGATCATCTCCTCGAGCCTGCGCGCCCGGCTGCTCGGCGTGCGGCCGACGGGGAAGGGCATCGGCGACACCGTCGTGCGGAACGTCGCGAAGGCGTCCGATCGGGTGGCCGCCGCGCTCGTGCGCAGCGACGCCGCGACCGAGCGCAACGCCCGCATCGAGGCGGCGCTGCATCGACCGTGGACGCGCGAGCGCCGCCAGACGAGCTTCTGGATCTGGCTCGCCGCCGCGATCGTGGTCGGCTCGTTCGTGTTCGCGGCGATGGACGACCGCAGCGAGTGGGCGAAGATCTTCGTCTGGCGGTGGGATCTCGTGCACAACCCCGACCTCAACATCTCGGTCTGGCCCCCGAACTTCGGCAGCCGCGACTGGGGTGACGTGCTCGGCGCGGTGCTCGTGACGATCCAGGTGGCCTTCGCGGCCACGCTGCTGAGCGCGATCGTCTCGGCGGTGGTCGGCCCGCTGTCGGCCCGCAACGTGGCGCCGAACGGGTTCGTGCGCAACTTCTTCCGCGTCTTCGCGCTCATCCTGCGGGCGATCCCGGATCTCGTCATCGCGATCATCTTCATCATCGCGACGGGCCTCGGCCCGCAGGCGGGTACGCTCGCGCTCGCCTTCGGCGGCATCGGCCTCCTCGCGAAGCTCATCGGCGACTCCATGGAGGAGGTGCCGAACGGGCCCGAGAAGGCGATCCAGACGGTCGGCGGCACCCGCCCGCAGGTCTTCTTCTCCTCGACGGTGGCGCTGTCGGTGCCCGCGCTCGTGAGCCATCTGCTCTACATGCTCGAGCAGAACATCCGCTCGGCGACCCTGCTCGGCATCGTCGGCGGTGGCGGCATCGGCTTCCTGCTCATCAACCAGATCGACGCGCGCCACTTCGATCAGGTGATGGCGTTCCTGCTCGTGATCATCGCCCTCGTGGTGGTCGTGGAGGGCGTCTCGATCCTGCTGCGGCACGCCCTGCGATAG
- the purQ gene encoding phosphoribosylformylglycinamidine synthase subunit PurQ gives MATRIGVVTFPGSLDDRDAQRAVRLAGAEPVALWHGDHDLQGVDAIVLPGGFSYGDYLRCGAIAAHSPIMSEVIAAANAGLPVLGICNGFQILVEAQLLPGGLIRNDHGDFVCRDQRLRVENASTAWTSAFSAGDEIVVPLKNGEGGYIATEETLDRLEGEGLVAFRYLDVNPNGSLRDIAGLSNERGNVVGLMPHPEHATEPGFGPDTAAAMRSGVDGLKFFQSVIGHTLARV, from the coding sequence ATGGCGACCCGCATCGGCGTCGTCACCTTCCCGGGCTCCCTCGACGACCGCGACGCGCAGCGCGCCGTGCGCCTGGCGGGTGCCGAGCCCGTCGCGCTGTGGCACGGCGACCACGACCTCCAGGGCGTCGACGCGATCGTGCTGCCCGGCGGCTTCAGCTACGGCGACTACCTGCGCTGCGGTGCGATCGCGGCGCACTCGCCGATCATGTCCGAGGTGATCGCGGCCGCGAACGCCGGTCTCCCGGTGCTCGGCATCTGCAACGGCTTCCAGATCCTCGTCGAGGCGCAGCTGCTGCCCGGCGGCCTCATCCGCAACGACCACGGCGACTTCGTCTGCCGCGACCAGCGACTGCGGGTCGAGAACGCCTCGACCGCGTGGACCTCCGCCTTCAGCGCGGGAGACGAGATCGTCGTCCCCCTCAAGAACGGCGAGGGCGGCTACATCGCCACCGAGGAGACGCTCGACCGGCTCGAAGGCGAAGGCCTCGTGGCGTTCCGCTACCTCGACGTCAACCCGAACGGCTCGCTGCGCGACATCGCGGGGCTCAGCAACGAGCGCGGCAACGTCGTCGGACTCATGCCGCACCCGGAGCACGCGACGGAGCCGGGATTCGGCCCCGACACGGCGGCGGCCATGCGCTCGGGCGTCGACGGGCTGAAGTTCTTCCAGTCGGTCATCGGGCACACGCTCGCCCGGGTCTAG